In the Agromyces flavus genome, ATATCCCATCACCTCGTCCCAGTTCTCCCCGGTCAGACGGAAGATCCCTGCCGGCTTGCCGAACCCCGTCGCGATCTTCGCGCGCACGAGCGTGTCGCCGATGCCGACGCTGCAGTGCAGCCGTGTGCGCTCGAGCACCGCGCGCTGGAGGTCGCCGGCGTACGCCTCGGGGTCGTCGGTGACGACGCCGACGAACGCCTCGTCCCAGCCGAGCACCTGCACCGTCGCCCCGGGCAGGGCTCGAAGCGTCGCCATGACCTGCTCCGACGCCGCCGTGTACTCGGCCGCATCAACGGGCAGGATGACGGCGTCGGGCGCCTTGCGGGCGGCGATGCGCAGCGGCATCCCCGATCCGACGCCGAATTCGCGCGCCTCGTACGACGCGGTCGACACGACGGCGCGTTCCGTCGGGTCGCCCCGCCCGCCGACGATCACCGGTCTGCCGGCCAGCTCCGGACGTCGCAGCACCTCGACCGCCGCGATGAACTGGTCGAGGTCGACATGGAGCACCCAGGGAGCCGGATCACCGCGCACGCGCCCTGAATAGCGCGTTTCGACACACCGGCGCAACCCTTTGCAGCAGCGGGCTCCACAGGAGGACAGTTGCTGCCAACGGAAGGAGAACCGATGAGTATCCTTGCTTTCCTCATCCTCGGTCTGATCGCTGGGGCGATCGCGAAGCTGATCCTGCCCGGCAAGCAGGGCGGCGGTTGGTTCATCACGCTGCTGCTGGGCGTCGTGGGCGCCCTGCTCGGTGGCTGGCTCGGGAGCGTCCTCTTCGGAGTGGGGCTCGAAGAGTTCTGGGACCTCAGCACGTGGCTGCTCGCCATCGGCGGTGCCATCGTCGTGCTGCTGATCTACGGCCTGATCGTCAACCGTCGGCGCACTGCCTGACCGACACGGCTCGAATCCGAAGGGCCCGTCCGACCACTGGTCGACGGGCCCTTCGGGCTGTCAGACGGCCGCGAGCGAGCGCGCCTCGGCGAGTTCGACGAAGCGACGCAGCATCCGCCGCGGTTCGGTGACGGATGCCGCGCCGACGCGCTGCACCAGCAGGTCGAGCTCGTGCGGCGGGAAGTACCCGTGGTGGCGGTACACGCGCGCTCGCGCGATGAAGTCGTCGGTCGAGACCTCGGGATGGAACTGCGTGGCGTACACGTGCGTTCCGGCCCGGTAGACCTGCACGGGGCATCCGGGCGATCCAGCCAGGAGCACGGCGCCGTCGGGCAGCCGTCCGGTCGCCTCCTTGTGGCCGACCAGTGCGTCGAAGCTCGCGGGCAGGCCGGCCGTCAAGGGGTCGGTGCGGCCCTCGTCGGTGAGCGTGATCTCGACCGCCGACGCCTGCTCGCCGTGCACGGTGTCGACCGTGCCGCCGAGCACCCGGGTGAGCACGCCGATGCCGTAGCAGGTGAACAGCACGGGGTGGTCGGCGGCGAGCGCGCGTTCGGCGAGCCGTGCGAGATCGGCTTCGACCCGCCGCTGCACGGCCGACTTCCGCTCGTCGGGCGTGGTCACGTTGAACGGGCTGCCGCCGACGATCACGCCCGCGTATGGCTGCGGCGCGAGGTCGCCGAGCCGATCGACGTCGACCCGCACGTGGTCGAGTCGGTCGGCATCGAGTCCGCTCGCTCGTCGCACCGACGCGTACTCGGGGGCGACGGCCTCGATCTCGGGACGCGCGGACACGAAGAGGAACCGCGCGCTCATCGCCCGCGCTTCCGGTGACGCGTGGCGGATGGCGCGCCGCGCGTCGTGCGCCGACCGAAGCCGCGCCGGTCGGGGCGGCCGCCTGTGGACCGGGCGGACCGACCCGCATCCGTCGACGCGGCATTCGGCGACGCCGTCGCGCCGCGCGAGCTCCGCGCGGTGCGCCCGCGCACCACCCCGACGAACTCCTGGATGTCGTCATCATCGCGCTCGACGCGCCAGACGAGCGCGATGCGCGTGGGTGCGGCATCCGTCAGC is a window encoding:
- a CDS encoding GlsB/YeaQ/YmgE family stress response membrane protein, producing the protein MSILAFLILGLIAGAIAKLILPGKQGGGWFITLLLGVVGALLGGWLGSVLFGVGLEEFWDLSTWLLAIGGAIVVLLIYGLIVNRRRTA
- a CDS encoding glutamine amidotransferase — encoded protein: MSARFLFVSARPEIEAVAPEYASVRRASGLDADRLDHVRVDVDRLGDLAPQPYAGVIVGGSPFNVTTPDERKSAVQRRVEADLARLAERALAADHPVLFTCYGIGVLTRVLGGTVDTVHGEQASAVEITLTDEGRTDPLTAGLPASFDALVGHKEATGRLPDGAVLLAGSPGCPVQVYRAGTHVYATQFHPEVSTDDFIARARVYRHHGYFPPHELDLLVQRVGAASVTEPRRMLRRFVELAEARSLAAV